One genomic segment of Macaca fascicularis isolate 582-1 chromosome 19, T2T-MFA8v1.1 includes these proteins:
- the LOC102141184 gene encoding galectin-16 isoform X1: protein MGPPYLQEHGVPYKLPVSLSVGSCVIIKGTPIDSSVNEPQLQVDFYTEMNEESEIAFHLRVHLGRRVVMNSREFGIWMLEENLHYVPFEDGKPFDLRIYVCRNEYEVKVNGEYIYAFVHRIPPSYVKMIQVCRDVSLDSVLVSNGWR, encoded by the exons ATGGGTCCACCATATCTTCAGGAACACGGG GTGCCATACAAACTGCCTGTGTCTTTGTCTGTTGGTTCCTGCGTGATAATCAAAGGGACACCGATCGACTCTTCTGT CAATGAACCACAGCTGCAGGTGGATTTCTACACTGAGATGAATGAGGAGTCAGAAATTGCCTTCCATTTGCGAGTGCACTTAGGCCGTCGTGTGGTCATGAACAGTCGTGAGTTTGGGATATGGATGTTGGAGGAGAATTTACACTATGTGCCCTTTGAGGATGGCAAACCATTTGACCTGCGCATCTATGTGTGTCGCAATGAGTATGAG GTAAAGGTAAATGGTGAATACATTTACGCCTTTGTCCATCGAATCCCACCATCATATGTGAAGATGATTCAAGTATGCAGAGATGTCTCCCTGGACTCAGTGCTTGTCAGCAATGGATGGAGATGA
- the LOC102141184 gene encoding galectin-16 isoform X2, with translation MSFLTVPYKLPVSLSVGSCVIIKGTPIDSSVNEPQLQVDFYTEMNEESEIAFHLRVHLGRRVVMNSREFGIWMLEENLHYVPFEDGKPFDLRIYVCRNEYEVKVNGEYIYAFVHRIPPSYVKMIQVCRDVSLDSVLVSNGWR, from the exons ATGTCATTTCTAACT GTGCCATACAAACTGCCTGTGTCTTTGTCTGTTGGTTCCTGCGTGATAATCAAAGGGACACCGATCGACTCTTCTGT CAATGAACCACAGCTGCAGGTGGATTTCTACACTGAGATGAATGAGGAGTCAGAAATTGCCTTCCATTTGCGAGTGCACTTAGGCCGTCGTGTGGTCATGAACAGTCGTGAGTTTGGGATATGGATGTTGGAGGAGAATTTACACTATGTGCCCTTTGAGGATGGCAAACCATTTGACCTGCGCATCTATGTGTGTCGCAATGAGTATGAG GTAAAGGTAAATGGTGAATACATTTACGCCTTTGTCCATCGAATCCCACCATCATATGTGAAGATGATTCAAGTATGCAGAGATGTCTCCCTGGACTCAGTGCTTGTCAGCAATGGATGGAGATGA
- the LOC102141184 gene encoding galectin-16 isoform X3, producing MNEESEIAFHLRVHLGRRVVMNSREFGIWMLEENLHYVPFEDGKPFDLRIYVCRNEYEVKVNGEYIYAFVHRIPPSYVKMIQVCRDVSLDSVLVSNGWR from the exons ATGAATGAGGAGTCAGAAATTGCCTTCCATTTGCGAGTGCACTTAGGCCGTCGTGTGGTCATGAACAGTCGTGAGTTTGGGATATGGATGTTGGAGGAGAATTTACACTATGTGCCCTTTGAGGATGGCAAACCATTTGACCTGCGCATCTATGTGTGTCGCAATGAGTATGAG GTAAAGGTAAATGGTGAATACATTTACGCCTTTGTCCATCGAATCCCACCATCATATGTGAAGATGATTCAAGTATGCAGAGATGTCTCCCTGGACTCAGTGCTTGTCAGCAATGGATGGAGATGA